Proteins encoded in a region of the Pseudomonas mosselii genome:
- a CDS encoding ParB/RepB/Spo0J family partition protein, whose protein sequence is MTEKKNSFGRAVAATAKKLSDFQKRPANEGALIEKVNPGEIECVKQIRSQDNPGFSDESLRELADDILVNGQIEPCVIRPHPNPESGFKYLMVAGERRYRACIIAGVLVEVTVKDLTDAQAKRIQRSENVHSENLTQLELALALQEDKDRLGTLEKVAAEWSKGINWVAERLSYLVNVTKEGAGREAVARGITADISTVNDISRLDKLDPQAAADLLERAEGNEDLNLRQEVRTTLRNTKALRVHNGGSKKGSEKGAPGNSTQQTLLDDQLGKLREANAVLSAQVETLTSENTYLKAELEKARAQLAERWKGSE, encoded by the coding sequence ATGACGGAGAAGAAAAACTCCTTTGGTCGTGCAGTTGCGGCGACGGCCAAAAAGCTTTCTGACTTTCAAAAGCGCCCGGCCAATGAAGGTGCGCTGATTGAAAAGGTCAACCCTGGCGAAATCGAGTGTGTGAAGCAGATCCGTAGCCAAGACAACCCAGGATTCTCTGACGAATCGCTACGGGAACTGGCGGACGACATTCTGGTAAACGGCCAGATCGAACCCTGCGTAATACGACCGCACCCAAACCCTGAGTCAGGCTTCAAGTACCTGATGGTTGCCGGTGAACGCCGTTATAGGGCGTGCATCATTGCGGGTGTGCTGGTCGAAGTGACGGTGAAAGACCTTACCGATGCTCAAGCGAAGCGCATTCAGCGGTCCGAAAACGTTCACAGCGAAAACCTCACTCAGCTGGAACTGGCACTTGCCCTGCAGGAAGACAAGGACAGGCTCGGCACCCTGGAGAAGGTCGCTGCTGAATGGTCCAAAGGGATCAACTGGGTGGCTGAACGCCTTTCCTATCTGGTGAACGTCACCAAGGAAGGCGCAGGCCGCGAGGCGGTCGCTCGTGGCATCACTGCGGATATCTCGACGGTCAACGATATCAGCCGCCTCGATAAACTGGACCCGCAAGCTGCTGCGGATCTATTGGAGCGCGCAGAGGGCAATGAAGACCTGAATCTCCGCCAGGAGGTCCGCACCACATTGCGCAACACCAAAGCCCTCCGCGTACATAACGGCGGATCCAAGAAAGGATCCGAAAAAGGCGCACCGGGGAACTCGACCCAGCAAACCCTGCTCGATGACCAGTTGGGCAAACTGCGCGAGGCAAACGCTGTGCTTTCAGCACAGGTGGAAACGCTCACCTCGGAAAACACCTACCTCAAGGCCGAGTTGGAGAAAGCCCGTGCGCAGCTGGCCGAGCGATGGAAAGGCTCTGAATGA
- a CDS encoding TrfB-related DNA-binding protein gives MTARHPDQDLRIPREEFERIRTKSKMHSRSLDVAFEILVEGKGLVAVANAHGLTKQRALAIRDKIYSSYLTQTPEGWRCAQICAPAEMIDRFVLEADAERLRYWQTHSMTTKDVEP, from the coding sequence ATGACCGCCCGGCATCCTGACCAGGACCTGCGGATCCCCCGAGAGGAATTCGAGCGGATCCGCACCAAGTCGAAAATGCACTCACGCAGCCTCGACGTAGCCTTCGAGATCCTGGTCGAAGGCAAGGGCCTTGTCGCGGTCGCCAATGCGCACGGACTTACCAAGCAGCGCGCCTTGGCCATCCGCGACAAGATCTATTCCAGTTACCTGACACAGACCCCGGAGGGCTGGCGGTGCGCGCAGATCTGCGCACCTGCCGAAATGATTGATCGCTTCGTGCTGGAGGCCGACGCCGAACGGCTTCGGTACTGGCAGACACATTCCATGACCACCAAGGACGTTGAACCATGA